A genomic window from Silene latifolia isolate original U9 population chromosome Y, ASM4854445v1, whole genome shotgun sequence includes:
- the LOC141632206 gene encoding uncharacterized protein LOC141632206, which yields MEGLLKKYGVVHKVSTAYHPQTNGQAEVSNREIKSILQKTVNLDRKDWSQRLNDALWAYRTAYKTPIGMSPYRLIYGKACHLPLEVEHKAYWAIKSFNQNIEDAGLHRKLQLQEIEEIRLDSYDNAAIYKEKARIWHDRMISRRVFKERTKVLVFQNRLKLFSGKLRSKWFGPFIVRKVHPHGAVEVENPSMGKMIKVNGQRLKEYHEGMDPHLVEEVDLEDPIYQT from the coding sequence ATGGAAGGGTTGTTAAAGAAATACGGGGTCGTGCACAAAGTCTCCACCGCTTACCACCCACAAACAAATGGGCAAGCGGAGGTATCCAATCGGGAGATCAAAAGTATCTTACAAAAAACAGTGAACCTTGATAGGAAGGATTGGAGTCAAAGGCtaaatgacgctctttgggcgtaCCGCACCGCTTACAAGACACCAATTGGTATGTCCCCGTACCGACTCATTTATGGAAAGGCATGTCACCTTCCTTTGGAAGTGGAGCATAAAGCCTATTGGGCCATCAAATCTTTCAACCAAAACATAGAGGATGCGGGCCTCCATCGGAAGCTTCaacttcaagaaattgaagaaatccgtcttgactcTTATGATAATGCCGCCATATACAAGGAGAAAGCTAGAATATGGCATGATCGAATGATAAGTCGGCGGGTTTTCAAGGAAAGGAccaaagttcttgtcttccaaaatAGGCTAAAGTTGTTTTCCGGGAAGCTAAGATCAAAGTGGTTTGGGCCGTTCATTGTAAGAAAAGTCCACCCTCATGGGGCGGTCGAAGTCGAGAACCCAAGCATGGGAAAGATGATCAAAGTGAATGGACAACGACTTAAAGAATATCATGAAGGCATGGATCCACATTTGGTGGAAGAAGTCGATTTGGAAGACCCCATTTACCAAACATGA